The following proteins are encoded in a genomic region of Arachis stenosperma cultivar V10309 chromosome 4, arast.V10309.gnm1.PFL2, whole genome shotgun sequence:
- the LOC130976699 gene encoding probable protein phosphatase 2C 4 — MGNRMGKLCVCSSDTAGEISGRFDNGITFLSDSHDKALGDSIYYVRPDNSHFSRGSSGNVFSDGSATFVTFRSVSGATVSANTSSTPSTSLDDSLQQETALDSSASFESSGSFASTTMTTSIMVPLQPQQHSPADGFFIHTFPKSPLNNRVLNGQLGDEKAYGYEHANNKTCGRSLKKLLSGSFLPKEKRPIFKNNGNANARVGCSTNLSDEPKFHNVVVVDDDDDDDDDKCNLSKGCQNLHWAHGRAGEDRLHIVICEDDGWIYVGIYDGFNGPDATDYLLNNLFYAVYEELKKILGCQDSKSLVDGGSYSSSSFNKENNPIGNGNLKVERRNSRNCKKEVKLNIENMVEAKMILENAKLSEWDVLQGLSKALRVTEAAFLKSSDEMIAQNPVLAMMGSCVLVMLMKGEDVYLMNVGDSRAVLATHNGNSLQLTMEHSTHVKEEVRRIWREHPDDPSAVTKGRVKGYLNVTRAFGAGFLKQPKQNNAVLETFKVNYIGDSPYITCCPSLHHHRLGPNDKFLLLSSDGIFQYFTNEEAIFKVDYFITMFPDIDPAQLLIEETLHRAAKNAGMNFHELLDIPQGERRLYHDDISIVIISLEGKIWRSTV; from the exons ATGGGTAACCGAATGGGTAAGCTCTGCGTCTGCTCCTCCGACACTGCCGGAGAAATCTCCGGCAGATTCGACAACGGGATAACCTTCCTCTCCGATTCACATGACAAAGCTCTTGGAGACTCCATCTACTATGTGAGACCAGACAATTCTCACTTCTCCCGTGGCAGCAGCGGCAATGTGTTTTCGGACGGCAGCGCCACCTTCGTTACTTTCCGGTCTGTGTCCGGGGCCACCGTGAGTGCAAACACGTCGTCAACGCCTTCGACCTCCCTTGATGATTCTCTTCAGCAAGAGACAGCTTTGGATTCCTCTGCTTCATTTGAGAGTTCAGGTTCCTTCGCTTCCACAACCATGACAACCTCAATAATGGTGCCTCTGCAACCGCAACAACACTCTCCTGCTGATGGATTCTTTATTCATACCTTTCCAAAGAGCCCGTTGAATAATCGTGTCTTGAACGGTCAATTAGGTGATGAGAAAGCTTATGGTTATGAACATGCCAATAACAAAACATGTGGGCGAAGTTTGAAGAAGTTGCTGAGTGGATCGTTTCTCCCCAAGGAGAAGAGACCGATTTTCAAGAACAACGGGAATGCTAACGCCAGAGTGGGTTGTAGCACAAATTTGAGTGATGAACCAAAGTTTCATAacgttgttgttgttgatgatgatgatgatgatgacgacgATAAGTGTAATTTGTCAAAGGGCTGTCAGAACTTGCATTGGGCTCATGGTAGAGCCGGCGAGGATCGTTTACATATCGTGATTTGCGAGGATGATGGGTGGATTTATGTTGGGATTTACGATGGATTCAATGGTCCTGATGCCACTGACTATCTTCTGAACAATTTGTTTTATGCTGTTTATGAAGAACTCAAGAAGATACTGGGTTGTCAAGATTCCAAATCGTTGGTGGATGGTGGTTCTTATTCTTCCTCAAGTTTCAATAAAGAAAACAATCCAATAGGAAATGGAAACTTGAAAGTAGAGAGAAGGAATAGCAGAAATTGCAAGAAAGAGGTGAAACTGAACATAGAAAACATGGTGGAggctaaaatgattcttgagAATGCGAAATTGAGTGAGTGGGATGTTTTGCAAGGTCTTTCAAAGGCGCTGAGGGTAACGGAGGCGGCGTTTCTTAAGAGTTCAGATGAGATGATAGCTCAAAATCCGGTGTTGGCTATGATGGGTTCTTGTGTGTTGGTTATGTTGATGAAGGGGGAAGATGTGTACTTGATGAATGTTGGAGATAGCCGAGCTGTGTTGGCAACTCATAATGGGAATTCTCTTCAGCTTACTATGGAGCATAGCACTCATGTCAAAGAG GAGGTTCGTAGAATATGGAGGGAGCATCCAGATGACCCTTCTGCTGTAACTAAAGGAAGGGTTAAAGGTTACTTGAATGTCACAAGGGCTTTTGGAGCCGGCTTCCTTAAGCAG CCTAAACAAAACAATGCAGTGTTGGAGACATTCAAAGTGAACTACATTGGAGACTCCCCATACATTACATGCTGCCCTTCACTCCACCACCATAGGCTCGGTCCAAATGACAAATTCCTCTTACTCTCTTCTGATGGAATTTTTCAATACTTCACCAATGAAGAAGCAATTTTTAAAGTGGACTATTTCATCACTATGTTCCCAGACATAGATCCTGCACAACTTCTCATTGAAGAAACACTGCACAGAGCAGCCAAAAATGCTG GTATGAATTTCCATGAGTTGCTTGATATCCCACAAGGAGAAAGACGACTTTACCATGATGACATTTCTATTGTCATAATCTCTTTGGAGGGAAAAATATGGCGTTCGACAGTATAA